A region of uncultured Anaeromusa sp. DNA encodes the following proteins:
- a CDS encoding Glu/Leu/Phe/Val dehydrogenase dimerization domain-containing protein, which produces MQIFGKMARGQYEQLVFCHEPQSGLKAIICIHDTTLGPGLGGTRMWPYEHEEDAIQDALRLARGMTYKNAAAGLNLGGAKAVIIGDPAKDKSEALWRAFGRFVQTLGGRYITAEDVGTSPADMEYIHMETNSVVGLKNRGSSGDPSPLTALGVYRGMLACAKEVWGQESLRGKTVAVQGLGHVGAALCDILHKEGCKLVVGDVREERVRAIVDRTGAQAVAAEVIYDVDCDIFAPCALGGVLNERTIERLRCRVVAGAANNQLQEAHHGELLQQKGILYAPDFIINAGGVINVYDELQPGGYHRDRATRRVETIYENMGRVLAMARKEKLPPHKAAERVAEERLRQMRNLLKLRC; this is translated from the coding sequence ATGCAGATCTTCGGTAAAATGGCGCGCGGCCAGTATGAACAGCTTGTGTTTTGTCATGAGCCCCAATCTGGCTTGAAAGCCATTATTTGCATTCACGACACGACGTTGGGCCCAGGGCTGGGTGGCACGCGTATGTGGCCGTACGAGCATGAAGAAGACGCGATTCAAGATGCGCTGCGTTTAGCCAGGGGCATGACGTATAAGAATGCCGCCGCTGGGTTGAATCTGGGGGGCGCTAAAGCTGTCATTATTGGCGATCCGGCGAAAGATAAGAGTGAGGCCTTGTGGCGTGCTTTTGGCAGGTTTGTACAAACCTTGGGCGGAAGGTATATTACGGCGGAAGATGTAGGTACTTCTCCGGCAGATATGGAATACATTCACATGGAGACTAACTCAGTGGTAGGTCTCAAAAACCGTGGGTCCAGTGGAGACCCCTCTCCTTTGACGGCGTTAGGCGTTTATAGGGGGATGCTGGCTTGCGCCAAAGAAGTCTGGGGGCAGGAAAGCTTGCGGGGCAAGACCGTGGCAGTGCAAGGGCTGGGGCATGTGGGGGCGGCACTCTGCGATATTCTGCACAAGGAAGGATGCAAATTAGTAGTAGGAGATGTCCGGGAAGAACGGGTGCGGGCGATTGTCGATAGAACCGGAGCCCAGGCAGTTGCGGCGGAAGTTATTTATGACGTGGACTGCGATATTTTTGCACCTTGCGCTCTTGGTGGTGTTTTAAACGAACGGACCATAGAACGTCTGCGCTGCCGTGTCGTAGCGGGAGCTGCCAATAACCAACTGCAAGAAGCGCATCATGGCGAATTATTGCAGCAAAAGGGCATTCTGTATGCGCCGGATTTCATCATCAATGCTGGCGGCGTTATCAATGTCTATGATGAGCTGCAGCCAGGAGGCTACCATCGCGACAGAGCCACGCGCCGGGTGGAGACCATTTATGAAAATATGGGGCGCGTTTTAGCGATGGCCCGTAAAGAAAAATTGCCGCCTCATAAGGCGGCGGAACGGGTAGCGGAAGAACGGTTGCGTCAGATGCGTAACTTGCTGAAATTGCGCTGTTAA
- a CDS encoding nitrite/sulfite reductase, whose protein sequence is MQKVSEAPKNHVEAIKAEQDGLEVLGALPTYVRDGFAAMPPAVLERLKWYGVYVQRSREDKKLMLRIKLPGGAMRADQVVVVAELARHYGRGLVDITTRQDLELHWLSFEELPAIFAALNACGLTTRQAAGDGPRNIIASPVAGFEPGEVIDVRPLLRELNSFFDGNRDFSNLPRKFKISISGHPAYAAQGESNDLSFSPAEKVASSERILGFHVRVGGGLATQPQLAKELDLFVRPEEVLAVARGVATVFKEHGYRERRNHCRLKYLLADWGETRFLEELLRHTGPLLHKGTSLAAVPLASPGWLGWQAQKQAGRSWLGLAVPAGRLTAKELEALGKMACRYGDGSLSVTADQNVVLLNLASSRKTEILQEPVLLRLSPFPSALEGLALTCPGKEVCPFAVVSTKEWVPALMASLQQRVQGKTPLRIHVSGCPNSCVRPQMADIGLQGVFVNVGGKAEEGFEILLGGGGGGGGGGGGEQAVLAQRLEGRLPTAQLESVLEEFIRFFESEKKGQEFFGDFVARQGLAAFQERFNAYQL, encoded by the coding sequence GTGCAAAAGGTGAGTGAAGCCCCGAAGAATCATGTGGAAGCAATCAAGGCGGAACAGGATGGGTTGGAGGTTCTTGGCGCATTGCCTACTTACGTGCGTGACGGGTTTGCTGCTATGCCGCCAGCCGTCTTGGAGCGGCTTAAATGGTATGGCGTATATGTACAGCGTTCGCGGGAAGATAAGAAGCTTATGCTGCGAATTAAGCTGCCTGGTGGCGCGATGCGAGCGGATCAGGTCGTGGTGGTGGCTGAACTGGCCCGGCATTATGGGCGAGGCTTGGTCGATATCACAACCCGGCAAGATTTGGAACTGCATTGGTTATCTTTTGAAGAGCTGCCTGCTATTTTCGCGGCGCTAAACGCCTGCGGTTTAACAACACGCCAGGCCGCTGGCGACGGGCCGCGCAATATTATTGCCAGCCCAGTGGCCGGTTTTGAGCCTGGGGAAGTGATTGACGTGAGGCCGTTGCTGCGAGAATTGAACAGCTTTTTTGACGGCAATCGTGACTTTTCTAATTTGCCGCGTAAGTTTAAGATTTCGATAAGCGGCCATCCGGCTTATGCTGCGCAGGGAGAAAGCAATGATTTATCTTTTTCGCCGGCGGAAAAGGTGGCGAGTTCTGAACGCATTCTTGGTTTTCACGTGCGCGTTGGCGGCGGGCTGGCGACACAGCCGCAGTTGGCGAAGGAATTGGACTTATTTGTGCGTCCGGAAGAGGTTTTAGCGGTAGCCCGTGGTGTTGCCACTGTTTTTAAAGAGCATGGCTATCGGGAGCGGCGCAACCATTGCCGTTTAAAATATTTGCTGGCAGACTGGGGAGAGACGCGCTTCCTAGAAGAGTTGCTGCGCCATACAGGGCCTTTGTTGCACAAAGGAACCTCCCTAGCGGCAGTACCGCTTGCGTCGCCAGGTTGGCTGGGATGGCAGGCGCAAAAACAAGCGGGCCGTTCTTGGTTGGGACTGGCTGTACCGGCAGGACGTCTGACTGCAAAGGAACTAGAAGCTTTAGGAAAAATGGCTTGTCGTTATGGAGACGGATCCTTGAGCGTCACCGCGGATCAGAACGTGGTGTTGTTGAATTTGGCTTCCTCGCGCAAGACGGAAATCTTGCAAGAACCGGTCTTGCTACGGTTGTCTCCTTTTCCCTCGGCGCTGGAAGGGCTGGCGTTGACGTGTCCTGGTAAAGAAGTATGTCCTTTTGCGGTTGTGTCTACCAAGGAGTGGGTGCCAGCCCTGATGGCATCGCTGCAGCAGCGTGTGCAAGGAAAAACGCCTCTGCGTATTCATGTCAGTGGTTGCCCTAACTCTTGCGTTCGTCCACAAATGGCGGATATTGGCCTGCAAGGCGTGTTTGTGAATGTTGGCGGGAAAGCGGAAGAAGGCTTTGAGATACTTCTGGGCGGTGGCGGTGGCGGTGGCGGTGGCGGTGGCGGTGAACAGGCCGTTTTAGCGCAACGCTTGGAGGGGCGGCTGCCGACTGCGCAGCTTGAAAGCGTGTTAGAAGAGTTTATTCGCTTTTTTGAAAGCGAAAAGAAGGGACAAGAATTCTTTGGCGACTTTGTGGCGCGTCAAGGACTGGCGGCGTTTCAAGAACGCTTTAACGCCTATCAATTGTAA
- a CDS encoding diguanylate cyclase, translating into MSLSTYVSNEKATPPSNNDLPLVYSRLLNTAPWKTLVVTKDRLWFNRSLQASLDSYGITKFQRSQLWQLVCPQDRRLLLRSLANAFQAPGIPLHCELRLELQPQELSFFETSVIRPEDSDVICLFLLNLTEERRLQERLSHREEQWKLISTTSEDGFWEWDLQLQQGYLSRRGQTLLGYKPGELSFDLDAVQQYIHPSDHSRFYHCLAEHLTNRKPYFHCEYRMLAKDQSWRWVRSRGLAFRNEAGQLLRLLGTLRDIHEKRLAEEHLLLRNRLLADLHEIALGLLQSHTQHELLDVILDKASAFMNVTNSLLVLDEKKTGPKFMATRGMLRFLEGQTSSAVCSLTQLILQSPDAICIENYTAWPKRHPELSTLGAALGIPLRLEERTIGAFLFFTSDSEQHFSSEEIQGAKHLADLAAASIRNTALSASLEKEAKERLQAESELQESQNRYAQLLSLLPDAVFQIDRKSQIILDANEQFAQLLGYTRQEVIGKPILTFIDTTVHPTCEMEHFYTTIPDAGPIPRETKVYLHKNGSQVYLERSGSTSLQQEHCIILFVARDVSAQLAKEERLRYLGFHDALTGLCNRARLEDMLSEMKDSPAFPLGAILCDLDRLKKTNDSLGHAAGDLAIMEAASILRRCFRQNDRIIRFGGDEFLILLPHVTPEIISQKCNNLLCEAEKIGQHWAYGHFGLSVGWAYDDSGSLNPQQLIQQADQQMYANKHRHA; encoded by the coding sequence ATGAGTCTTTCGACCTATGTTTCTAACGAAAAAGCTACTCCACCCTCTAACAATGACCTCCCCCTCGTATACAGTCGGTTGTTAAATACCGCTCCCTGGAAAACGCTTGTAGTAACCAAAGACCGGCTTTGGTTTAACCGCAGCTTGCAAGCATCTTTGGATTCCTACGGCATCACTAAGTTTCAGCGCAGCCAACTGTGGCAATTGGTATGCCCCCAAGACCGCCGTTTGCTGCTGCGCAGTCTCGCCAATGCCTTCCAAGCACCGGGCATCCCCTTGCATTGTGAGCTTCGCCTTGAACTTCAGCCCCAAGAACTTTCTTTTTTCGAAACGTCCGTCATACGACCGGAAGATAGCGACGTTATTTGCCTATTCCTTCTAAACCTCACCGAAGAACGCCGCCTGCAAGAACGGCTTTCCCACCGTGAAGAGCAGTGGAAACTTATCTCCACTACCTCTGAAGACGGGTTTTGGGAGTGGGATTTGCAATTGCAGCAAGGCTATCTATCTCGACGCGGCCAGACCCTGCTCGGCTATAAACCAGGCGAGCTTTCTTTCGATCTGGATGCTGTGCAGCAATACATTCATCCTTCTGATCATTCGCGATTTTACCATTGCCTGGCAGAGCATCTGACGAACAGAAAGCCTTATTTCCACTGTGAATATCGCATGTTAGCCAAGGACCAATCTTGGCGCTGGGTTCGCAGCCGCGGTTTGGCTTTTCGCAATGAAGCAGGCCAATTGCTGCGCCTTCTTGGTACACTTCGGGACATTCACGAAAAACGCCTTGCCGAAGAACACCTGCTTTTGCGCAATCGCCTGTTGGCGGATCTGCACGAAATTGCGTTAGGCCTGTTGCAATCGCATACACAGCATGAACTGCTTGATGTTATTTTAGACAAGGCTTCGGCCTTTATGAATGTGACCAACAGTCTGCTTGTCTTAGACGAGAAAAAAACCGGCCCCAAGTTCATGGCTACCCGCGGTATGTTGCGTTTTCTAGAAGGCCAGACTTCTTCCGCTGTTTGCAGCTTGACACAGCTGATTCTGCAAAGTCCTGATGCTATTTGCATTGAAAATTATACGGCTTGGCCCAAACGCCATCCCGAGCTTTCTACGTTAGGCGCAGCTCTAGGAATCCCCCTACGCCTTGAAGAGCGCACCATTGGCGCTTTTCTCTTCTTCACCTCCGATTCTGAGCAACACTTTTCCTCAGAGGAAATACAAGGTGCTAAACATTTAGCCGATCTAGCCGCCGCAAGTATTCGCAATACCGCCTTGAGCGCCTCTTTAGAAAAAGAAGCAAAAGAACGCCTTCAGGCTGAATCTGAGCTGCAAGAAAGCCAAAATCGTTATGCGCAGTTGCTTTCTTTATTACCTGATGCAGTCTTCCAAATTGATCGAAAAAGTCAAATTATTTTGGATGCCAATGAACAATTCGCCCAGCTTCTTGGCTATACTCGCCAAGAAGTCATCGGCAAGCCCATTCTCACTTTTATTGACACTACCGTTCATCCGACCTGTGAAATGGAACACTTCTACACAACCATTCCTGACGCTGGTCCTATCCCTCGCGAAACGAAGGTATATCTTCACAAAAACGGCTCTCAGGTGTATCTGGAACGAAGCGGATCCACCTCGCTCCAGCAAGAACATTGCATCATCCTCTTTGTAGCTCGCGACGTTTCAGCGCAGTTAGCCAAGGAAGAACGCTTGCGTTACTTGGGATTCCACGATGCTCTCACAGGCCTGTGCAATCGCGCTCGTTTGGAGGATATGCTCTCGGAAATGAAAGATTCTCCCGCCTTTCCTCTCGGGGCCATCCTCTGTGATTTAGATCGGTTGAAGAAAACAAACGATTCATTAGGACATGCCGCCGGAGATCTAGCGATTATGGAGGCGGCCTCCATCCTGCGCCGCTGTTTTCGCCAAAACGATCGGATCATCCGTTTTGGCGGCGACGAATTTCTTATCCTTCTCCCTCATGTGACGCCGGAGATTATTTCTCAAAAGTGCAACAACCTTCTCTGCGAAGCCGAAAAAATTGGTCAACACTGGGCCTACGGCCACTTTGGCTTATCGGTAGGCTGGGCCTACGACGACAGTGGTTCCTTGAATCCTCAACAGCTGATTCAACAAGCAGACCAGCAAATGTACGCTAACAAACATCGTCATGCTTAA